The following are encoded together in the Xiphophorus hellerii strain 12219 chromosome 3, Xiphophorus_hellerii-4.1, whole genome shotgun sequence genome:
- the etv1 gene encoding ETS translocation variant 1 isoform X4, translated as MKPSSPVTPPCSTPVSPLHHGSPTPKPDRTYAHIPPSQPLPDSAYSMDHRFRRQLSEPCHSFPSPPTMARDSRPIYHRQLSEPSIPFPPQGFKQEYPDPLFEHPAMMGAPLPHAYPASMMIKQEPRDFTYDSAEVPSCHSVYLRQDGYLAHTNRTEGCMFDKVVRHFYDDTCVVPEKVEGDIKQEAALYREGPSYQRRGSLQLWQFLVALLDDPSNSHFIAWTGRGMEFKLIEPEEVARRWGIQKNRPAMNYDKLSRSLRYYYEKGIMQKVAGERYVYKFVCDPEALFSMAFPDNQRPVLKTDMERQINEEDTVPLSHFDENMAYVQEGPYCQPHPYSEGYVY; from the exons ATGAAGCCCTCCAGCCCAGTGACGCCCCCCTGCAGCACCCCGGTGTCCCCCCTTCACCATGGCTCGCCCACACCCAAACCGGACCGGACTTACGCTCACATCCCGCCCTCGCAGCCTCTCCCGGACAGCGCCTACTCCATGGACCACAG ATTTCGACGTCAGCTCTCTGAGCCGTGTCACTCGTTTCCCTCCCCGCCGACGATGGCCCGGGACAGCCGGCCCATCTACCACCGGCAGCTGTCGGAGCCCAGCATCCCCTTCCCCCCTCAAGGCTTCAAGCAGGAGTACCCGGACCCCCTGTTTGAACACCCGGCCATGATGGGAGCGCCGCTGCCCCACGCCTACCCAGCCAGCATGATGATCAAGCAGGAGCCCAGGGACTTCACCTACGACTCAG CAGAAGTGCCTAGCTGCCATTCTGTCTACTTACGGCAAGACGGCTATCTGGCTCACACTAACAGGACTGAAG gttGTATGTTTGACAAAGTGGTGAGGCACTTCTACGACGACACCTGCGTCGTACCTGAAAAAGTCGAAG GTGACATCAAGCAGGAGGCGGCCCTGTACCGCGAGGGCCCGTCCTATCAGCGCCGAGGCTCGCTGCAGCTCTGGCAGTTCCTGGTGGCTCTTCTGGACGATCCGTCCAACTCACACTTCATCGCCTGGACCGGCCGTGGCATGGAGTTCAAACTCATCGAGCCAGAAGAG GTGGCGCGTCGGTGGGGGATCCAGAAGAACCGGCCAGCGATGAATTATGACAAACTCAGCCGGTCGCTTCGCTATTACTACGAAAAGGGAATCATGCAAAAG GTTGCCGGGGAGAGATACGTCTACAAGTTTGTGTGCGACCCGGAGGCCTTGTTCTCGATGGCGTTCCCCGACAACCAGCGGCCGGTGCTGAAGACGGACATGGAGCGTCAGATCAACGAGGAGGACACTGTGCCGCTGTCGCACTTTGACGAAAACATGGCGTACGTTCAGGAGGGGCCCTACTGCCAGCCGCACCCCTACAGCGAAGGCTACGTTTATTAG
- the etv1 gene encoding ETS translocation variant 1 isoform X3, giving the protein MLQDLSASVLFPSCLQHRTFAQVPDNDEQFVPDFQTENLAFHGLQLKIKRELHSPCSELSSNCSQERPFKLQYGEKCPYSISAYEQKHHTGMKPSSPVTPPCSTPVSPLHHGSPTPKPDRTYAHIPPSQPLPDSAYSMDHRFRRQLSEPCHSFPSPPTMARDSRPIYHRQLSEPSIPFPPQGFKQEYPDPLFEHPAMMGAPLPHAYPASMMIKQEPRDFTYDSAEVPSCHSVYLRQDGYLAHTNRTEGCMFDKVVRHFYDDTCVVPEKVEGDIKQEAALYREGPSYQRRGSLQLWQFLVALLDDPSNSHFIAWTGRGMEFKLIEPEEVARRWGIQKNRPAMNYDKLSRSLRYYYEKGIMQKVAGERYVYKFVCDPEALFSMAFPDNQRPVLKTDMERQINEEDTVPLSHFDENMAYVQEGPYCQPHPYSEGYVY; this is encoded by the exons TGGCTTTCCACGGACTGCAGCTGAAGATCAAGCGGGAGCTGCACAGCCCGTGCTCAGAGCTGAGCTCCAACTGCAGTCAGGAGCGGCCCTTCAAGCTCCAGTATGGAGAGAAGTGTCCGTACAGCATCAG TGCCTATGAGCAGAAGCACCACACAGGAATGAAGCCCTCCAGCCCAGTGACGCCCCCCTGCAGCACCCCGGTGTCCCCCCTTCACCATGGCTCGCCCACACCCAAACCGGACCGGACTTACGCTCACATCCCGCCCTCGCAGCCTCTCCCGGACAGCGCCTACTCCATGGACCACAG ATTTCGACGTCAGCTCTCTGAGCCGTGTCACTCGTTTCCCTCCCCGCCGACGATGGCCCGGGACAGCCGGCCCATCTACCACCGGCAGCTGTCGGAGCCCAGCATCCCCTTCCCCCCTCAAGGCTTCAAGCAGGAGTACCCGGACCCCCTGTTTGAACACCCGGCCATGATGGGAGCGCCGCTGCCCCACGCCTACCCAGCCAGCATGATGATCAAGCAGGAGCCCAGGGACTTCACCTACGACTCAG CAGAAGTGCCTAGCTGCCATTCTGTCTACTTACGGCAAGACGGCTATCTGGCTCACACTAACAGGACTGAAG gttGTATGTTTGACAAAGTGGTGAGGCACTTCTACGACGACACCTGCGTCGTACCTGAAAAAGTCGAAG GTGACATCAAGCAGGAGGCGGCCCTGTACCGCGAGGGCCCGTCCTATCAGCGCCGAGGCTCGCTGCAGCTCTGGCAGTTCCTGGTGGCTCTTCTGGACGATCCGTCCAACTCACACTTCATCGCCTGGACCGGCCGTGGCATGGAGTTCAAACTCATCGAGCCAGAAGAG GTGGCGCGTCGGTGGGGGATCCAGAAGAACCGGCCAGCGATGAATTATGACAAACTCAGCCGGTCGCTTCGCTATTACTACGAAAAGGGAATCATGCAAAAG GTTGCCGGGGAGAGATACGTCTACAAGTTTGTGTGCGACCCGGAGGCCTTGTTCTCGATGGCGTTCCCCGACAACCAGCGGCCGGTGCTGAAGACGGACATGGAGCGTCAGATCAACGAGGAGGACACTGTGCCGCTGTCGCACTTTGACGAAAACATGGCGTACGTTCAGGAGGGGCCCTACTGCCAGCCGCACCCCTACAGCGAAGGCTACGTTTATTAG